The Candidatus Atribacteria bacterium region TCTGGTATCGGCCAATTAATTCTGCTGTAGCTAAAATATGTCCCTCCATGGCCTCCTCCAATTCCTTCTTCTTACAACCCTCTTCCAGATGAAGCTTTTCATCGAGAGCATACAATTTAAAGAAATAACGGTGAATACCGGAAGGAGGGCAAGGACCTCCATATTCTAATTTCCTGAAATCATTGGTTCCTTGGGTACCGGGAACGGTATTTTCTTCTATCACATCAATTACGTGTATATTAAATAACACCCAGTGTACCCAGGTTCCCATCGGCGCATCAGGGTCCTCCATAATGAGGGCTAATCTTTTTGTTTCTTCAGGTATATCTTCAATAATCAAACCAGGATTGATGTCTGCACCATCGCAGGTAAATTTTTCCGGAATAAATCCGTTGTTCTCAAATTCAAGACTTTCTAATTTCATTATTTTGTCCTCCCTTTTTTACGACAGGAACTCGTGTTCTACTAATTCGTCCTGTCATTTTTTTATTTTATTTTTTAAATTTTCTATCTCTTTTTCCAGCCATTTGGGATATTTTGGTACCGCACCGGATTGGGATACCACAAAATTACCTACCATTTCTGCAAATTCTGCCGCCTCATACATACTGGTTCCGCATAAATAAGAAAATAGAAAACCTGCACTATAACTGTCTCCGCCTCCTACAGTATCGGCTACCGGCCCATTTATTCCCGGTACCTTTTCCATCTTGCCATTACGATAAACAGATGAGCCATTCTTCCCGTGAGTGATACAGACAATAGAAGGGTGGTATTCCCGACAAATAAGCTCCGCAAGGTTTTCTTGTTTTAATGTTTGTCCGAAGAGGAGTTCAGAAATAGTAAGAGCCTCTCTATCGTTTAATTTTACTATTGAGCACTGGCATAGAGATTTTTCAATCCAATCCTTATGGTAGT contains the following coding sequences:
- a CDS encoding YbhB/YbcL family Raf kinase inhibitor-like protein translates to MKLESLEFENNGFIPEKFTCDGADINPGLIIEDIPEETKRLALIMEDPDAPMGTWVHWVLFNIHVIDVIEENTVPGTQGTNDFRKLEYGGPCPPSGIHRYFFKLYALDEKLHLEEGCKKKELEEAMEGHILATAELIGRYQRAKNKE